A stretch of Clostridium formicaceticum DNA encodes these proteins:
- a CDS encoding rolling circle replication-associated protein: MPYREKKIYSGEMFEAEMYPISREEKKQPRTKKEKLTVPKQKNLNNKNAVKHLIRLLNKNFTNRDLAVHLTYTEENIPMSEKEARKDVANYIRRINHYRKKNGLPPLKYIAVIEYREKEEEGKTVRLHHHIVMSGDMDRDKVEELWGKGRANVKRLQSDEFGYEGLARYISKDPKGRKRWTQSKNLKQPTVRVNDNKFSRKKIEEIARNPEDKEFFSKLYPGYILNSCKVEVNEITAGIHIHVKMRRLQI, from the coding sequence ATGCCATACAGAGAGAAAAAAATATATTCTGGAGAAATGTTTGAAGCAGAAATGTATCCTATTTCAAGAGAAGAAAAAAAACAGCCAAGGACAAAAAAAGAAAAACTAACAGTACCAAAGCAAAAAAACCTGAATAACAAAAATGCTGTGAAACATTTAATTAGATTATTGAATAAAAATTTTACAAATAGAGATCTAGCAGTCCATCTTACATATACAGAAGAAAACATACCTATGAGTGAAAAAGAGGCAAGAAAAGATGTAGCAAATTATATCAGAAGAATAAATCATTACAGGAAGAAAAATGGATTACCTCCATTAAAATACATAGCAGTAATTGAGTACAGAGAAAAAGAGGAAGAAGGAAAAACAGTTAGACTTCATCATCATATTGTAATGAGCGGTGACATGGATAGAGATAAAGTAGAGGAGCTTTGGGGAAAAGGAAGAGCCAATGTAAAAAGATTACAATCTGATGAATTTGGATATGAAGGACTAGCCAGATATATATCCAAGGATCCTAAAGGAAGAAAAAGATGGACCCAATCAAAAAACTTGAAACAGCCAACAGTGAGGGTGAATGATAATAAATTCAGTAGAAAAAAGATAGAAGAAATAGCAAGAAACCCAGAGGATAAAGAATTTTTCTCTAAGCTATATCCAGGATATATTTTGAACTCTTGCAAGGTAGAGGTAAATGAAATCACAGCTGGGATTCATATACACGTGAAAATGAGAAGGCTGCAAATATAA
- a CDS encoding Holliday junction resolvase RecU: MKNYCMANKGMFFEREVIMANHQYKERGIALIQKISTPWKVLREGKKIISAFPEGKSTLDFRGTVSGGISISFDCKETTEEKGLPLQNIEAHQIEYMKKAIEVGEITFILCCILPRDKRFYIKGEVVINHWDKWQGNKRKHGYNYIPVEKMLEVRSKQGIVLNYLAVLDKE, from the coding sequence TTGAAAAATTATTGTATGGCCAATAAGGGAATGTTCTTTGAAAGAGAAGTTATAATGGCAAATCATCAATACAAAGAAAGAGGAATTGCTTTAATACAAAAGATCAGTACTCCGTGGAAAGTACTTAGAGAAGGCAAGAAAATAATATCAGCATTTCCTGAGGGAAAAAGCACATTAGACTTCAGAGGTACCGTATCAGGAGGAATTTCCATCTCGTTTGATTGTAAAGAGACAACGGAAGAAAAGGGGCTACCTTTACAAAACATAGAAGCTCATCAAATAGAGTACATGAAAAAAGCCATAGAGGTAGGAGAAATCACATTTATATTATGCTGCATCCTACCACGTGATAAGCGGTTTTACATAAAAGGTGAAGTTGTCATAAATCATTGGGATAAGTGGCAGGGAAATAAAAGAAAGCATGGATATAATTATATTCCAGTAGAAAAAATGCTAGAGGTTAGATCTAAGCAAGGGATCGTGTTAAATTATTTAGCTGTATTGGATAAAGAGTAG
- a CDS encoding sigma-70 family RNA polymerase sigma factor, with protein sequence MLSIKYPQVLEESELLRLFREYRETRSTSIKARLIKHNLRLASYVGNKYKKDDDDVFQVACIGLTKAVETFDPDKKAKFNTYAIRCMTNEVFMYFRKDKDYGRIQVYLDKEIINPQDGSSTATHEIIPSDMNLEEDYMEKVLLETIIEVSDELILKKNKKHQEIIKLRQNGMSQVEIAKRFNLSQSYISRIEAKHYKELKVKVEAIFK encoded by the coding sequence ATGTTATCGATAAAGTATCCTCAAGTATTAGAAGAAAGTGAACTTTTAAGATTATTCCGGGAGTATAGAGAAACAAGAAGTACATCCATAAAAGCCAGGTTGATTAAACATAATCTTAGATTAGCTTCATATGTGGGAAACAAGTATAAAAAAGATGATGATGATGTATTTCAAGTAGCTTGTATCGGTTTAACTAAAGCAGTAGAAACCTTTGATCCAGATAAAAAAGCAAAATTTAATACTTATGCCATTAGATGCATGACCAATGAAGTATTCATGTATTTCAGAAAAGACAAAGATTATGGTAGAATTCAAGTTTATTTAGACAAAGAGATCATCAATCCTCAAGATGGTAGTAGCACAGCAACTCATGAAATTATACCCAGTGATATGAACTTAGAGGAAGACTACATGGAAAAAGTTCTACTAGAAACAATCATAGAGGTATCAGATGAACTAATTTTAAAGAAAAATAAAAAACATCAAGAAATTATAAAGCTTAGGCAAAATGGAATGAGTCAAGTAGAGATAGCCAAAAGATTTAATTTATCTCAATCCTATATATCTCGAATAGAAGCAAAGCACTACAAGGAGTTAAAAGTGAAAGTAGAAGCTATTTTTAAATAA
- a CDS encoding RNA polymerase subunit sigma-24, which translates to MTKKKLQQIKGLHSEIEMLKNQIASIEPQMTSDKVKGSTLGHPYILHEITIHGIDKKYYNRKRKKYEKKLRQRLTELEILVEEINEFIEGVEDSLTRQILILKYVKGLSWEQVAAYIGGGNKAESLRKRVERFLGKN; encoded by the coding sequence ATGACTAAGAAAAAACTTCAACAGATAAAGGGATTACATAGCGAAATAGAAATGCTAAAAAACCAAATAGCTAGCATAGAGCCTCAAATGACTTCTGACAAAGTGAAGGGTTCAACGTTAGGTCATCCATACATACTTCACGAGATAACTATACACGGGATAGATAAAAAATACTATAACCGTAAACGAAAAAAGTATGAGAAAAAGTTGCGGCAAAGACTAACGGAATTAGAAATACTAGTTGAGGAGATAAATGAATTTATAGAAGGGGTAGAGGATAGTCTTACTAGACAGATATTGATACTTAAATATGTAAAAGGGTTGAGTTGGGAGCAAGTAGCAGCGTACATAGGTGGGGGCAATAAGGCTGAAAGCCTACGGAAAAGAGTAGAAAGATTTTTAGGCAAAAACTGA
- a CDS encoding HNH endonuclease, with translation MPQKPLRPCKKAGCRNLTREGYCKEHKQLELLDKQERNKYYDQQVRHKRDKKYTEFYHSKAWGIVRQQALIRDNGLCQHCLKENRITLADMVHHIKSIKAAWHLRLVLSNLISLCNSCHNKIERREGAPEKF, from the coding sequence ATGCCACAAAAACCATTAAGACCTTGCAAAAAGGCGGGATGTAGAAATCTAACAAGAGAAGGCTATTGCAAAGAACATAAGCAGCTTGAATTACTTGATAAGCAAGAAAGAAATAAATATTACGATCAACAGGTCAGGCATAAAAGAGATAAAAAATATACGGAGTTTTATCATAGTAAAGCGTGGGGAATAGTAAGACAGCAAGCATTAATAAGAGATAATGGATTATGCCAACACTGTTTAAAAGAAAATAGAATTACCCTAGCGGATATGGTACATCATATTAAATCGATTAAGGCTGCATGGCATTTAAGATTAGTGCTGAGCAACCTTATTTCTTTATGTAATAGCTGCCATAACAAGATAGAACGGAGGGAGGGGGCACCTGAAAAGTTTTAG